The Priestia koreensis genomic interval GAATTCTAACTGTTACACTTGAAAGTTTTATATGCTATAAAGCTTCTTTTTAATTAGGATATAACATCATCATAATCACTATATTTCACCTTATAATTTCTTCTTTATCGTTACCAAACTAAATTTTTTACATCTTCTCTCAATAAATTATGAGTTGTAGTCCCCATTCATTCACAAATATTTACGTCTATCTAAAATGAATAAATAATGAATAAACAACTGGATATTACCTCCTGATAAAATAATCATTTGAAAATTATTTTCTTAAGTATCCTTTTTAACTTGTTTCTTTATATCAATAAATCGCTATTCAATCCTAGAATAAAAAAAGCAGACCCCAAAAGGTCTGCTTTTCTCTTATTCACCTAAGTCAACGTTGTGGTACACCTGTTGAACATCGTCTAAGTCTTCTAACGCATCAATCATTTTTTCAAATTGTGCTTGTGCGTCTTCTGGTAGCTCAACGTCATTTTGCGCTAACATAATGATTTCTGCTACTGAGAATTCTGTTACACCAGCTGTTTTGAATGCTTCTTGAACAGCATGGAATTGTTCTGGATCTGCATATACGATTGCTGCGTCTTCTTCTTCAAGAATATCACGCGCATCAACGTCTGCTTCCATTAGTAATTCTAGCACTTCATCACCAGATTTACCTTCTACCCCGATAACAGCTGTTGCGTCGAACATGTAAGCAACCGATCCACTCACACCCATGTTCCCACCGTTTTTACCGAACGCTGCACGAACGTCAGATGCTGTGCGGTTTACGTTATTTGTTAGGGCATCAACAATAACCATTGAACCGTTTGGTCCGAAGCCTTCGTAGCGAAGCTCGTCATAGTTTTCTTCTGCGCCGCCTTTTGCTTTTTCAATCGCACGGTCAATAATTGCTCTTGGTACGTTATATGTTTTAGCACGCTCAAGTACTACTCGTAATGCTTGGTTAGATTCTGGATCTGGTTCACCTTGCTTTGCAGCAACGTAAATTTCACGACCAAATTTTGCGTAGATACGGCTAGTATTAGCATCCTTTGACGCTTTCTTTTCTTTAATATTGTTCCACTTACGACCCATATTGAACACTCTCTTTCTTTTTTTGAATCTATCTCATTTCATCATAAATAAAGTATGTTTTGCGTTTTACACGCAAGTCCTGCATACCATTATACATCAACTCCCCCTCTCATTTCGAGTTTATTAACTAAAATTAGGGAGAAGCTTTCTCTTCAAAATATTGACATTCAAAATTAAGTCGCATACAATAACTACTAATAAAGCACACAAAATTCGTTGATGAGAACTAGTACGCTACAAACTGTTCCACAGAGAGCCGGTGTTTTGCTGAGAACCGGTGCTCAGGGTGTAGCCGAATATCCTCTCTGAGAAGCCAGGCTGAACAGTAAGTAAGCCTGGACGGTAGTCTACCGTTAAAAAGAACGCGTATGATTGTACGTTGCTGAGTGCTATTGATGAACGGTCAATAGAATCCAGGGTGGTACCGCGGGTTAGACCCGTCCCTTGTTTAGAGGGACGGGTCTTTTTTGTGTGCTTTTCATTCATTATGAAGGAGTGGTATCACATGAAAGAAGTAAATGCAAAAGAAACAGCCGTTGAACGCGAACAGCGCACCCAAAAGCGCTGGTCTGAGCAGAAAGTATTTCAGCAATCCGTTGAAAATCGAAAGGATAAACCATCATTCGTTTTCTATGAGGGACCACCGACAGCTAACGGTCTTCCACACGTTGGGCATGCTTTAGGTAGAACGATTAAAGACGTTGTGGCACGATATAAAACAATGTCTGGCTATCACGTGTTGCGAAAGGCTGGTTGGGATACGCACGGGCTCCCTGTCGAGCTTGGGGTGGAAAAACAGCTTGGCATCTCAGGCAAACACGAAATCGAAGGGTATGGCGTAGAGGCATTTATTCAAAAATGTAAGGAAAGTGTGTTTACGTATGAGAAACAGTGGCGATCGTTTACGGAGAAGATCGGCTACTGGGTCGACATGGATGACCCATACGTTACACTTGATCATTCATATATCGAAAGCGTATGGCACGTGCTTGGAACTATACACGAAAAAGGACTGCTTTATAAGGGGCATCGCGTGTCACCATACTGCCCTAGCTGTCAAACATCACTGAGTTCACACGAGGTTGCACAGGGCTATAAAGATGTAAAAGACTTAACAGCAACGGTCAAATTTAAGCGGACCGATCGTGACGGAGAGTTTTTCCTCGGGTGGACGACTACGCCGTGGACATTACCAGCAAACGTTGCGCTAGCTGTTCATCCAGAGATCACCTATGTTCGCGTACAGCAGCAAGGCGAAACATATGTAGTCGCAAAGTCACTCGTTAATGAGGTATTAAAAGGTGACTTTACGCTTTTATCCGAGCATAAAGGAAATGAGTTTGTCGGCATGGCCTATGAGCCTCCGTTTCAAACAGTGCCTGTCTCTAATGGTCATAAGGTGCTCACTGCTGACTATGTTACAGAGGCAAGCGGAACAGGTGTCGTTCATATCGCACCTGCTTATGGGGAGGATGATTACCGCGTAATCAAAGAACATGGCTTTTCTTTTGTTAATGTTGTAGATGAAAAAGGGTATTATACTTCTGATGTTCCGATGTTTGAAGGACGGTTTGTAAAGGATTGCGATGTAGATGTTGTTCGTTACTTGGCTGATCAAGGGCTTCTTTATCACAAAGAAAAATACGAGCATAGCTATCCATTCTGCTGGCGATGTGACTCCCCTCTCCTCTACTATGCGACAGAGAGCTGGTTTATCCAAATGACCGCGATCAAGGATCAGTTAATCGAGAATAACAACGACGTTACTTGGCATCCAGATCATATCAAGCACGGACGCTTTGGAAACTTTTTAGATAACATCGTTGATTGGAACATCAGTCGAAAGCGATACTGGGGAACTCCGCTGAACGTATGGGAATGTGAGCAATGTAACCATCAGCTTGCTCCGAAAAGCATGAAAGAATTGCAGCGCTATGCAACGAGCACTGTAGAAGACGACGTTGAATTACACAAACCATATGTGGATAAAATTGATCTTACGTGCCCTTCTTGTCAGGGTAATATGAAGCGCACGTCAGAAGTCATTGACGTATGGTTTGATAGCGGCGCAATGCCATTTGCACAATATCACTACCCATTTGAAAACAGTGATCAATTCCAAAATCAATTTCCCGCCGATGTTGTCGCAGAAGGGATTGACCAAACACGTGGATGGTTTTATAGCCTCCTCGCCGTATCAACGCTCTTTACAGGGAAAGCACCTTATAAACGAGTTTTATCTCTCGGTCATGTATTAGATGAAAATGGACAAAAAATGTCTAAGAGTAAAGGCAACGCACTTGATCCACTAGAGCTTGTAGACACATTTGGAGCCGATGCACTTAGATGGGCACTTTTAGCTGACAGTGCACCGTGGAATCCAAAGAAGTTCTCTAAGCGCGTCGTACAAGAAGCGAAGTCAAAAGTTATTGATACGCTCATGAACGTATACAGCTTTTACGTTTTATATGCAAAACTCGACGGATACGATCCTGCTCAACATCAGCATACGAAAAGAACAAAACTCGATGAATGGATTCTTTCAAGGCTTCACAGTACGCTACAAAACGTTACACACGGTCTAGAGAACTACGAATTTACAGGCGCTGCCCGTGAGATTGCAGCCTTTATCGAGGAGCTAAGCAACTGGTATGTTCGTCGTTCTAGAGAGCGCTTTTGGGCAAAGGATATGACGACAGAAAAAGCGGCTGCCTACGCAACGCTTCGCGAAGTTCTGTTAACACTTAGTAAAATGATGGCACCTTTTGCACCGTTTATGACAGATGAAGTTCATGAAAATCTTACAGGAGAAAGTGTGCACGTAGCTGATTATCCTACGCTTAACGATAAGCTAGTCAACGTAAAGCTTGAGGAGGAAATGAGCGCTGTCTTACAAGTTGTCGAGCTTGGGCGGAGTATACGTAACAATCACTCACTTAAAGTAAAGCAACCACTTCAAGCGCTAACGATTGTGACTGATGCGGATGTACCGTGGGAAAATTACGAGGACGTCATTAAAGAAGAGCTGAACATCAAACAAATCAAGGTGTCATCACCTCAAGAGAACCTTCTAACATATGAAGTGAAGCTTGATTTTAAAAGTGCTGGACCGAAGTTTGGAAAGCTTGTAAATGAGGTAAACCGCTGGCTAACGAGCCAGACTGATACTGTAGCAAAAGAATTATTAGAGAGAGAACAGCTAGAAGTTCTGTTACACGATCAAATACTTCACCTTACAAAAGAAGATGTGATCATTTCGCAAGTAGCACCAAACGGAATGGCCGTTGCCGCTACAAATGAATTAACGGTTTTACTCACGATCACACTGACAGATGAATTGGTTCATGAAGGAATGGTGCGGGAAGTCGTGCGGGCCGTTCAGGATCAACGTAAAAAGCTTGATTTGCCAGTTAACTTACGAATTGATTTGACGCTCGGGGTGACCGATGAGATGAAGAACATTCTTTCGCAATTTGATTATGTCTTAAAAGAAAATCTATTGTTGAAAAATTTAATGTTGACCGATTTAAAAACAGAACCTACCCTCACGGTGAATCAGCAAGCCGTATCAATCCATATTAACGATAACTAAACAAAAGCCTGCCCGTTCTCACGGGTAGGCTTTTAACAATTAAAATAAATGATTCCATTGAAGATATAGGACAACTGCTCCGATTATGAGCAAAACAAGTGGCATGACTATGCTTTTGAAGCTGTCTTTTATCTTTATATGTGTGAAGACCGCTCCAATCATAGTCACAACAACTAATAAACCACCCCACGCTGCCAGAGCTTCTTTCCATATGCCTGCTACTAATAATCCGGCAGACACGACCTCAACAAGTCCTGTAAAGATGCGGAACCAGCTTGGATAACCATACTGTTTGAACCCCTCCACCATTTGCTTGGAACCAAATTTCATCAGACCAAACATTACAAAGCCAATACCTAAGATTACTTGAAGAATGACGGATAACATCCTCATTCAACCCCCTTGTCATAGGTTTTTTGCTTCGAACAATAGGGTACATGTTCCCTATTACTAGGATATATTGCAAAACAGCCCCAGCTAGAACTTCTTTTTTTGCTCAACCCAGTTTTTACAAAATAACAGATAAAATAGTTTGACAATTTCAACTACCCTAATTATAATTATCTTGAGTTTGAAATATTTTAATTCGAAACAAAGGACAATTGGGAGGAATAACAAATGACAATCGATTTATATGAAGCGTTACAATCACGCCGTTCTTACTATGCAATTAACAAAGATGTAAAAGTATCAGATGAGCGTATTAAAGAAATTGTTGAATTTGCGGTTAAGCACACTCCATCTTCATTTAACTCACAAAGTGCACGTGTTGTGGTTTTAACAGGTGCTGCACATGATAAGCTTTGGGACTTAACAACAGACACATTAAAAGTAGTTGTAGGTGACGGAGACTTCTCTGGAACACAGCAAAAAATGGATTCATTCAAAGCTGGCTACGGCACAGTATTATTCTTTGAAGACGAGTCAGTTGTAAGAGCTCTTCAAGAACAATTTGCTCTATATGCTGACAACTTCCCTGTTTGGTCTAACCAATCATCTGGTATGCACCAACTTGTTGTATGGACAGGACTAGAAGCTGAAGGACTAGGAGCTTCATTACAGCATTACAATCCATTAATCGACGAGCAAGTCAAAGCAGAGTGGAACATTCCAGCAGAATGGAAGCTTATTGCTCAAATGCCTTTCGGAAACCCTGCTGCTGAGCCAGGCGAAAAAGAATTCCAACCGTTAGATACACGCGTAAAATTTTATAAATAATACAAAAAAGCCGCAATTAATTTGCGGCTTTTTTGTATTGTAACTTGTTTTGCAGTCTGCTTTGTGAGAATAAAGCCAAAATAAAAGCCAGCGCCTACAGGCACTGACTTTTCGCTTCGATCATTTGTTTTATAAAAATAAAAACCACCAACAGTATGTATTGG includes:
- a CDS encoding YebC/PmpR family DNA-binding transcriptional regulator — translated: MGRKWNNIKEKKASKDANTSRIYAKFGREIYVAAKQGEPDPESNQALRVVLERAKTYNVPRAIIDRAIEKAKGGAEENYDELRYEGFGPNGSMVIVDALTNNVNRTASDVRAAFGKNGGNMGVSGSVAYMFDATAVIGVEGKSGDEVLELLMEADVDARDILEEEDAAIVYADPEQFHAVQEAFKTAGVTEFSVAEIIMLAQNDVELPEDAQAQFEKMIDALEDLDDVQQVYHNVDLGE
- the ileS gene encoding isoleucine--tRNA ligase, translating into MKEVNAKETAVEREQRTQKRWSEQKVFQQSVENRKDKPSFVFYEGPPTANGLPHVGHALGRTIKDVVARYKTMSGYHVLRKAGWDTHGLPVELGVEKQLGISGKHEIEGYGVEAFIQKCKESVFTYEKQWRSFTEKIGYWVDMDDPYVTLDHSYIESVWHVLGTIHEKGLLYKGHRVSPYCPSCQTSLSSHEVAQGYKDVKDLTATVKFKRTDRDGEFFLGWTTTPWTLPANVALAVHPEITYVRVQQQGETYVVAKSLVNEVLKGDFTLLSEHKGNEFVGMAYEPPFQTVPVSNGHKVLTADYVTEASGTGVVHIAPAYGEDDYRVIKEHGFSFVNVVDEKGYYTSDVPMFEGRFVKDCDVDVVRYLADQGLLYHKEKYEHSYPFCWRCDSPLLYYATESWFIQMTAIKDQLIENNNDVTWHPDHIKHGRFGNFLDNIVDWNISRKRYWGTPLNVWECEQCNHQLAPKSMKELQRYATSTVEDDVELHKPYVDKIDLTCPSCQGNMKRTSEVIDVWFDSGAMPFAQYHYPFENSDQFQNQFPADVVAEGIDQTRGWFYSLLAVSTLFTGKAPYKRVLSLGHVLDENGQKMSKSKGNALDPLELVDTFGADALRWALLADSAPWNPKKFSKRVVQEAKSKVIDTLMNVYSFYVLYAKLDGYDPAQHQHTKRTKLDEWILSRLHSTLQNVTHGLENYEFTGAAREIAAFIEELSNWYVRRSRERFWAKDMTTEKAAAYATLREVLLTLSKMMAPFAPFMTDEVHENLTGESVHVADYPTLNDKLVNVKLEEEMSAVLQVVELGRSIRNNHSLKVKQPLQALTIVTDADVPWENYEDVIKEELNIKQIKVSSPQENLLTYEVKLDFKSAGPKFGKLVNEVNRWLTSQTDTVAKELLEREQLEVLLHDQILHLTKEDVIISQVAPNGMAVAATNELTVLLTITLTDELVHEGMVREVVRAVQDQRKKLDLPVNLRIDLTLGVTDEMKNILSQFDYVLKENLLLKNLMLTDLKTEPTLTVNQQAVSIHINDN
- a CDS encoding DoxX family protein; its protein translation is MRMLSVILQVILGIGFVMFGLMKFGSKQMVEGFKQYGYPSWFRIFTGLVEVVSAGLLVAGIWKEALAAWGGLLVVVTMIGAVFTHIKIKDSFKSIVMPLVLLIIGAVVLYLQWNHLF
- a CDS encoding nitroreductase family protein codes for the protein MTIDLYEALQSRRSYYAINKDVKVSDERIKEIVEFAVKHTPSSFNSQSARVVVLTGAAHDKLWDLTTDTLKVVVGDGDFSGTQQKMDSFKAGYGTVLFFEDESVVRALQEQFALYADNFPVWSNQSSGMHQLVVWTGLEAEGLGASLQHYNPLIDEQVKAEWNIPAEWKLIAQMPFGNPAAEPGEKEFQPLDTRVKFYK